Proteins encoded by one window of Geobacter sp. DSM 9736:
- a CDS encoding PilZ domain-containing protein: MDTSSEVQSKTAPPPPDRPEDRGKKISKKYLVNKLNYINFQNQTINVVFKHSLYKNSITIPATPLPCGSNELHCAWAPGGEPASLQNFEFSNLCVADGQKLIVVSAEVIKQSRNGISFLLPETSFSVNQRRTYRHYCKNVQAQLIQNGVVFQGWLLDFSGASFKVELFSTPPQSLHWINVDQPVNILFLCNSQVVYSGECAIKKHSGTPRTKTFVLTPLHSRIQRFSSRETRSTRHRLVPSPRLHFKHPLTNTLLNLEIFDVSGSGFSVDESLEKTVLLPGLILTNAEFCLSGSFNVICTVQVVHKSLQNTAEQTVARSGLSILDIDPNDHVKILGLVQQVKDKDSYVCNKVTAHQLWNFFFDTGFIYPEKYLNLEKHKEKLKNTLEKLYEGDLPFARHFVYQQDDRIDGHMSMLRFYNKTWLIHHHASRKNEHFNAGLDVLNSLSRSIIDCHTIFSAHMNYLACYYRPDNKFPNRIFGGVAKYINDRTACSVDTFAYLKMKALSCITWGTDKPGWIVGKLGDEELKEFKYFYDSASGGLLIPAFDLDNPVTDKEPVSEAFEKAGLRRERHFYSIKKNGSVKAVIILTVSELGLNLSDLTNCLKVFVTDCESLPITILHATLLMVVTKHSCKEAPILIYPASYAVDNQLAYEKLYNLFIIDTAYSDPYFKYLKNFFRFSNYKQNEIH; this comes from the coding sequence ATGGATACCTCATCTGAAGTGCAAAGCAAAACTGCCCCCCCACCTCCTGATCGGCCAGAAGATAGAGGGAAGAAGATCAGCAAAAAATATCTGGTCAACAAACTTAATTATATAAATTTCCAAAATCAGACCATAAACGTAGTTTTCAAACATTCCCTGTACAAAAACTCCATCACCATCCCGGCAACACCTCTTCCGTGCGGCAGCAACGAACTTCATTGTGCTTGGGCACCCGGGGGCGAGCCTGCATCTTTACAAAATTTCGAGTTCAGCAACTTATGTGTGGCTGACGGGCAAAAGCTTATTGTAGTCAGTGCCGAAGTAATCAAACAGAGCAGAAATGGAATCAGTTTCCTCCTGCCGGAAACGTCATTTTCTGTTAATCAGCGGCGCACCTATCGCCACTACTGCAAAAATGTACAGGCACAGCTCATCCAGAATGGCGTGGTTTTTCAGGGGTGGCTACTAGATTTCAGTGGAGCCTCTTTCAAGGTCGAATTGTTCTCTACACCTCCTCAGTCGCTGCACTGGATTAATGTAGATCAACCAGTTAATATACTCTTCCTGTGTAACAGCCAGGTTGTATATTCAGGTGAGTGTGCAATCAAGAAACACTCTGGGACTCCTAGAACAAAAACGTTTGTATTAACACCGCTCCACTCCAGGATACAGCGATTCAGCTCCAGGGAGACACGAAGCACTAGACACAGGCTGGTGCCTTCACCACGACTACACTTCAAACATCCGCTAACCAACACGCTCCTTAATCTGGAAATTTTTGATGTATCCGGTTCAGGTTTTTCTGTTGATGAAAGTCTGGAAAAGACAGTGCTGTTGCCAGGGCTAATCCTGACTAATGCTGAGTTCTGTCTTTCTGGGAGCTTTAATGTCATCTGCACTGTACAGGTTGTCCATAAAAGCTTGCAGAATACCGCCGAACAAACTGTAGCCAGAAGCGGACTTTCAATCCTTGATATTGATCCGAACGACCATGTAAAGATTCTCGGACTTGTACAGCAGGTAAAGGATAAAGATTCATATGTCTGCAACAAGGTCACCGCTCATCAACTTTGGAATTTTTTCTTCGATACCGGCTTTATTTATCCTGAAAAATACCTCAACCTGGAAAAGCATAAAGAGAAGCTGAAGAATACATTGGAAAAGCTGTATGAGGGCGATCTACCCTTTGCCAGACACTTTGTCTATCAACAGGATGATAGAATAGACGGTCATATGTCGATGCTGCGATTCTATAACAAGACATGGCTTATTCATCATCATGCGTCAAGAAAAAATGAACACTTTAACGCAGGCCTTGACGTCCTTAACAGTCTGAGCCGCTCCATCATTGATTGTCATACGATTTTCTCTGCCCACATGAATTACCTGGCATGCTACTACCGCCCGGACAACAAATTCCCGAACAGGATCTTTGGGGGGGTAGCTAAATACATCAATGACAGAACTGCATGCTCTGTCGATACTTTTGCTTACTTGAAGATGAAAGCTCTCTCCTGCATCACCTGGGGGACGGACAAACCCGGATGGATAGTTGGAAAACTGGGCGATGAGGAGCTAAAGGAATTTAAATATTTTTACGATAGCGCTTCAGGTGGGCTACTGATTCCTGCATTCGATTTGGACAACCCCGTAACGGACAAGGAACCGGTATCGGAAGCATTTGAAAAAGCAGGGTTGAGGCGGGAGCGTCATTTTTATTCGATTAAAAAAAATGGCTCTGTTAAAGCTGTAATCATTTTGACAGTATCCGAATTGGGCTTGAACCTGTCGGATCTTACCAACTGCCTCAAAGTATTTGTGACTGACTGTGAATCTCTTCCCATCACGATACTGCACGCCACGCTGCTGATGGTTGTCACCAAACATTCCTGCAAGGAGGCTCCGATACTGATTTACCCTGCCTCATATGCAGTTGATAACCAGCTTGCTTACGAGAAGCTATACAACCTGTTCATTATCGACACGGCTTACTCTGACCCATACTTCAAATATCTGAAGAACTTCTTCAGGTTCAGCAACTACAAACAGAATGAAATACATTAA
- a CDS encoding secondary thiamine-phosphate synthase enzyme YjbQ yields MIKYIDVKTRTRTEMIDITSQVQEIVRNSGVRSGVCHLFVLHTTAGITINEGADPAVQRDMVAFLNKLVPHDPYFTHREGNSDAHIKSSLVGTSQNILIESSKPVLGTWQAVYFCEFDGPRQRKVAVKIVADD; encoded by the coding sequence ATGATTAAGTATATCGACGTGAAAACCCGTACCAGAACGGAAATGATCGATATAACGTCCCAGGTTCAGGAAATCGTCAGAAATTCCGGAGTACGTTCCGGAGTCTGCCATCTGTTTGTCCTCCATACCACCGCGGGGATCACGATAAACGAGGGAGCGGACCCGGCGGTGCAGCGGGACATGGTCGCCTTTCTGAATAAGCTTGTACCCCATGACCCCTATTTCACGCATCGGGAAGGCAATTCGGACGCACACATCAAGTCGTCTCTGGTGGGCACCTCTCAAAATATCCTGATCGAGAGCTCGAAGCCGGTCCTGGGCACGTGGCAGGCGGTCTATTTCTGCGAGTTTGATGGGCCGAGGCAGCGGAAGGTGGCAGTGAAGATCGTGGCGGACGATTGA
- a CDS encoding OmpP1/FadL family transporter, which translates to MKRNLKRLGPALIMFIAGTTTAHGSGFAIFTQGASALGKGNAAVAHADDPSAIFYNPALINKLKGTQISIGTTALISSRRFKSSETGRITESEKTFFPSTLYVTHAVNNELSAGLGVFSPFGLGTDWDGNWEGRFISTVSEMQTFTINPVVSYRVLPNVSVAAGPDFLFLDATLEKKVKLSPLPDASQKFEGDGTGIGYNIGISYDVTPDISLGASYRSEIEVDVEGDASFLVPAGVPQIVAAQLANSRGTTSFTLPRQVQGGISYRGIPALQLEAGIRWEGWSSFKQLQVLLHDGRSMTTIRNWKDTFSYNIGGRYQLSERTALLAGYLYGGTPVPEDTFDPSIPDAPTHVFSAGTDLDYNKFKISLAYAYQMLEGRNKNNSIGDAAPPTPTSAVDRANGKYETGLHMLAVNAVFRF; encoded by the coding sequence ATGAAAAGGAACCTGAAGAGGTTGGGACCCGCACTCATAATGTTCATCGCAGGAACAACGACAGCCCACGGTTCCGGTTTTGCAATTTTCACTCAGGGTGCTTCCGCACTTGGAAAAGGAAATGCAGCAGTTGCACATGCTGATGATCCCTCTGCCATATTTTACAATCCAGCGCTCATAAACAAGCTCAAGGGCACGCAAATATCCATCGGCACCACCGCCCTCATATCATCACGCCGGTTCAAAAGTAGTGAGACCGGCCGAATAACCGAATCCGAAAAAACTTTCTTCCCTTCAACACTTTATGTAACCCACGCGGTCAACAATGAACTCAGCGCGGGCCTGGGGGTATTCAGCCCCTTCGGGCTCGGCACCGACTGGGACGGCAATTGGGAAGGCCGGTTCATTTCGACTGTATCTGAAATGCAGACCTTTACAATCAATCCCGTTGTATCTTACCGCGTGTTGCCGAATGTTTCAGTAGCGGCGGGACCAGATTTTCTGTTTCTCGATGCGACCCTGGAAAAAAAGGTAAAGCTTTCGCCTCTTCCGGACGCATCCCAAAAATTTGAAGGTGATGGAACAGGTATCGGTTACAATATCGGCATTTCGTACGATGTGACACCTGACATTTCACTTGGCGCATCTTACCGCAGCGAAATAGAAGTAGATGTCGAAGGAGATGCCTCATTTCTGGTACCCGCCGGTGTTCCCCAGATAGTTGCCGCACAACTGGCAAATTCGCGGGGGACTACCTCATTCACACTGCCTCGGCAGGTCCAGGGTGGCATCAGCTACCGAGGGATCCCTGCCCTTCAACTAGAAGCAGGTATAAGGTGGGAAGGCTGGTCCTCATTCAAGCAACTACAGGTACTTCTACACGACGGGAGGTCAATGACTACAATCAGGAACTGGAAAGACACCTTTTCCTATAACATCGGAGGGAGGTACCAGTTGAGCGAGAGGACTGCCCTGCTTGCCGGATACCTTTATGGAGGAACTCCGGTCCCCGAAGACACATTCGACCCATCCATTCCCGACGCTCCAACACATGTTTTCAGTGCGGGAACGGATCTGGACTACAACAAATTCAAAATCAGCCTTGCCTATGCATATCAGATGCTGGAGGGCAGAAACAAGAACAACTCCATAGGAGATGCTGCCCCCCCCACCCCAACGAGTGCTGTCGATCGCGCCAACGGGAAGTATGAGACCGGACTTCACATGCTGGCTGTCAATGCAGTCTTTCGCTTTTAA
- a CDS encoding WbuC family cupin fold metalloprotein: MKPLLGIIDRELLDGVTRKARQSPRLRMNHNFHPSDDFCSHRFLNAIEPGSYIRPHRHLDPTKDESIIVVRGQVGVIQFDEDGAIVMTKVMVAGGDIVGVDIPHGTFHTFVSLAEGSVFFEAKAGPFRPIAEAEKAPWSPVEGSADASSYLSSLSAMF; the protein is encoded by the coding sequence ATGAAGCCTCTTCTCGGCATCATCGACAGGGAACTTCTCGACGGCGTAACCCGGAAGGCCCGCCAGTCGCCACGCCTTCGCATGAATCACAACTTCCACCCTTCCGACGATTTCTGCAGCCATCGGTTCCTCAATGCGATCGAGCCCGGTTCATACATCCGTCCGCACCGGCACCTCGACCCGACAAAGGATGAATCGATCATCGTGGTGCGTGGGCAGGTCGGCGTCATCCAGTTTGACGAAGATGGAGCTATCGTGATGACGAAAGTAATGGTTGCCGGTGGAGATATCGTCGGGGTCGACATCCCTCACGGCACATTTCACACCTTCGTAAGCCTCGCTGAAGGTTCGGTCTTTTTCGAGGCGAAAGCAGGCCCTTTCCGTCCCATCGCGGAGGCGGAAAAGGCTCCATGGAGCCCTGTGGAAGGAAGCGCAGACGCCTCCTCCTATCTTTCATCGCTTTCCGCCATGTTTTGA
- a CDS encoding class I SAM-dependent methyltransferase, with translation MKTNDYLMENDEEVIRLDFKTDPQVVEKQAIWAGLKPGMRVADIGCGSGKTTFRLHQIAQPNEESIGIDIGAQRIRFAKENYSHPTLKFECADARNSLESFGKFDFVWVRFLLEYYRENSFEIVKNISSLLNKGGILCLIDLDHNCLSHYGLSQRLESTVSSAMRLLETSANFDPYAGRKLYSYLYDLGFTEMNVDVAGHHVLFGELKDSDAFNWLKKAEVVSRKIGFEFEGYENGYEEFVEEYMKFLSDPRRFTYSPIICCRGIR, from the coding sequence TTGAAAACCAACGACTATCTGATGGAAAATGATGAAGAAGTTATAAGGCTCGATTTCAAGACCGATCCGCAGGTCGTGGAAAAGCAGGCCATATGGGCCGGATTGAAGCCTGGTATGAGAGTCGCAGACATTGGTTGCGGTTCAGGGAAAACAACTTTCAGGCTTCACCAAATTGCTCAACCCAATGAAGAGTCAATAGGGATTGACATTGGAGCACAGAGGATCAGGTTTGCCAAGGAAAATTATTCTCATCCTACGTTGAAGTTTGAGTGTGCCGACGCGCGTAATTCACTTGAATCGTTTGGAAAATTTGACTTTGTGTGGGTGAGATTTCTTCTTGAGTACTACCGGGAAAACAGCTTTGAAATTGTGAAAAACATAAGCTCTTTGCTTAACAAGGGCGGGATACTATGTCTTATTGACCTTGACCATAACTGTCTCAGCCATTACGGATTAAGTCAAAGGCTGGAGTCAACTGTGTCTTCTGCCATGAGGTTGCTTGAAACCAGTGCCAACTTTGATCCTTATGCAGGCAGAAAATTGTACTCGTATCTGTACGATCTTGGATTTACTGAAATGAACGTGGATGTGGCTGGGCATCATGTTCTTTTCGGAGAGTTGAAAGATTCGGATGCTTTCAATTGGCTTAAGAAGGCGGAAGTTGTTTCAAGGAAAATCGGCTTCGAGTTCGAGGGGTACGAGAATGGTTACGAGGAATTTGTAGAGGAGTACATGAAATTTTTGTCAGATCCCAGAAGGTTCACCTATTCACCGATTATATGTTGTAGAGGTATAAGGTAA
- a CDS encoding VOC family protein translates to MIDKMKNIVVFVKDFEAAKHFYKEVLQLPLVQESMAIMEFFPGPTTLGIAMAMHEAAMPLVGRHTGITLTVKDIDEYCRRLSEAGVEFAEPLEKTPWGKMAVVKDPDGNQFALVEG, encoded by the coding sequence ATGATCGACAAGATGAAAAACATCGTGGTCTTCGTTAAGGATTTCGAAGCCGCCAAACACTTCTACAAAGAAGTTCTTCAACTGCCCCTCGTCCAGGAATCGATGGCCATCATGGAGTTCTTCCCCGGCCCCACGACTCTCGGCATAGCCATGGCAATGCACGAGGCGGCGATGCCGCTCGTCGGAAGGCATACCGGAATTACCCTAACCGTGAAGGATATCGACGAATACTGCCGCCGCCTCTCGGAAGCAGGAGTGGAGTTCGCCGAACCTCTCGAAAAGACACCATGGGGGAAAATGGCGGTGGTAAAGGACCCGGACGGCAACCAGTTCGCTCTGGTCGAGGGGTAG
- a CDS encoding HD domain-containing phosphohydrolase, with amino-acid sequence MKYINNGMQLYNSRIIDNYIKLIKRNYSYINISELLKHAKMEAYEIADQGHWFTQEQVDLFHDKLAQATGNSNIAREAGRHAASPDASGVMRQYFLGLVGPAKAFEMLGNGAKNFTRSSHYESRVISSNKVEITVTPNLGIKEKPFQCENRLGTFEAILMLFNYNASKIEHTECMFNGSSHCKYVFTWDKSPVAFWNRLTFASIALVFISTIIALVIDPSFGISIVGPASLVFSLCMILITKHFSYKEVQAGLNNLRDSTDKLLEQININYNNALLSNEIGQALSTQTSIDKILSDIIQVLENRLDYDRGLILLANHDKTKLMFQTGFGYNKKFMSLLQKTTFHLDRPESTGVFIVAFREKKPFLINNVDDLEGTLSLRSLAYAKKLGSKSFICCPIICEDEPIGILAVDNLKSKRPLLQSDMSQLMGIAPMIGISIRNAQLIESKTRQFRSLLQVLAASIDARDSLTAGHSTAVTEYALGICDELAIPRDYRETVRVAALLHDYGKIGIPDSILKKEGKLTSEEFDIVKTHSSKTREILEQINFEGMLQKVPEIAGSHHEKIDGSGYPLGLKGNEIPLGAKIIAVADFFEAITSKRHYREPMPLDEALALLEGESGERFERKIVNAFISYYKRHYGSHSLHNLGRINS; translated from the coding sequence ATGAAATACATTAACAACGGCATGCAGCTATACAACAGCAGAATAATTGACAACTACATTAAGTTGATCAAAAGGAACTATAGTTACATCAACATCTCAGAATTGCTCAAGCATGCAAAGATGGAGGCCTATGAAATAGCAGATCAAGGGCACTGGTTTACACAGGAACAGGTAGATTTGTTTCACGACAAACTCGCCCAGGCAACAGGCAACAGCAACATTGCACGAGAAGCAGGAAGACACGCAGCATCTCCTGACGCCAGCGGCGTTATGCGGCAATATTTTCTCGGACTGGTGGGACCGGCTAAGGCGTTTGAAATGCTGGGTAACGGGGCGAAAAACTTTACAAGGTCGTCACACTATGAATCAAGAGTTATCTCATCAAACAAAGTTGAAATTACTGTTACACCAAATCTGGGTATAAAGGAAAAACCATTTCAGTGTGAAAATCGCCTGGGAACATTCGAAGCAATACTAATGTTATTCAATTATAATGCATCAAAAATAGAGCATACCGAGTGCATGTTCAATGGATCTTCGCACTGTAAATACGTATTCACCTGGGACAAATCCCCTGTTGCCTTCTGGAATCGATTGACATTTGCTTCGATTGCTCTTGTTTTCATCTCAACAATAATTGCACTTGTTATAGATCCCTCCTTCGGAATAAGTATCGTAGGTCCAGCGAGCTTGGTTTTTTCCCTGTGCATGATCCTGATAACGAAACATTTTTCTTACAAAGAAGTACAAGCTGGCTTGAACAACCTACGTGACTCAACGGATAAACTTCTTGAACAAATAAATATAAATTATAATAACGCCTTGCTCTCGAATGAAATAGGCCAAGCTCTTAGTACCCAGACAAGCATAGACAAGATCCTTTCAGATATCATACAAGTCCTGGAAAACCGGCTAGACTATGACAGAGGCCTCATACTTCTTGCCAATCACGACAAAACAAAACTTATGTTTCAAACCGGCTTTGGTTACAACAAAAAGTTCATGAGTCTCCTTCAAAAAACAACTTTCCACCTGGACCGTCCCGAATCAACGGGTGTGTTCATCGTAGCTTTCCGAGAAAAGAAACCTTTCCTCATCAACAATGTAGACGACCTGGAAGGCACCTTGTCCTTGCGAAGCCTGGCATATGCAAAAAAACTGGGCTCAAAGTCCTTTATATGCTGTCCCATCATCTGTGAAGACGAACCGATTGGAATACTCGCTGTCGACAACCTGAAATCGAAGCGCCCATTATTGCAGAGCGACATGAGCCAGCTGATGGGAATCGCACCTATGATCGGAATCAGCATTCGGAATGCTCAACTTATCGAAAGCAAGACACGTCAGTTCAGATCCCTTCTTCAAGTCTTGGCAGCAAGCATTGACGCACGAGACTCGTTAACTGCAGGCCATTCAACCGCTGTCACAGAATATGCCCTTGGCATCTGCGATGAGTTGGCCATTCCGAGGGATTATCGCGAAACAGTGAGAGTCGCTGCATTATTGCATGATTACGGCAAGATAGGCATTCCTGATTCGATTTTGAAGAAAGAGGGGAAGCTGACCAGCGAAGAGTTTGACATCGTAAAAACTCATTCCTCCAAGACACGCGAAATTCTCGAGCAGATAAATTTTGAAGGTATGCTGCAAAAGGTACCCGAAATAGCTGGCTCTCATCATGAGAAAATCGATGGGAGCGGCTATCCCCTTGGCCTTAAAGGGAACGAGATCCCTCTGGGAGCAAAAATCATTGCAGTAGCAGATTTCTTTGAAGCAATTACTTCCAAACGTCACTACAGAGAACCCATGCCGCTGGACGAAGCCTTAGCGCTATTGGAAGGCGAAAGTGGAGAAAGATTTGAAAGAAAGATAGTAAACGCTTTTATTAGTTACTACAAAAGGCATTATGGATCTCACTCCCTCCATAACTTGGGACGCATCAATTCCTGA
- a CDS encoding pyridoxal phosphate-dependent aminotransferase, which yields MRNELVMPGAGELTYEIRNIVNVAEKLQKHGVKINWENIGDPIVKGEVIPQWMKEIVAKEAVSNDTYGYCHTRGVLETREFICDMTNSRGGARITPDDIIFFNGLGDAIAKVYGNLRHETRILMPSPTYTTHTLGESGHALAAPICYRLKAEDNWYPDLEDLCNHVKYNPQISGIMIINPDNPTGMVYPVETLRRIVEIAKEFDLFIIADEVYNNIVYNGQSTVPISDVIGEVPAIAMKGISKEFPWPGSRCGWVEVYNYGKDIRFDKYINSILTSKMNEVCSTTLPQKTIPAIMSHPEYPVYLAERISRYERMSNITYDYLKEVPGLLVNRTNGAFYMAVAFREGLLNSRQSLPIGNPEVKELVEGLVNAAGTSPDKRFVYYVLAHTGICAVPLSSFATHHQGFRVTLLEKDERECERIYKTLAAKINEYLNS from the coding sequence ATGCGAAATGAACTGGTAATGCCTGGTGCCGGCGAGCTGACGTACGAAATCCGCAATATCGTCAACGTAGCGGAAAAGCTGCAGAAGCATGGAGTGAAAATAAACTGGGAGAACATCGGCGATCCTATCGTCAAAGGGGAAGTGATTCCCCAATGGATGAAGGAAATCGTGGCAAAGGAGGCTGTCAGCAACGACACCTATGGCTACTGCCATACCAGGGGGGTGCTGGAAACCCGCGAGTTCATATGTGATATGACCAACAGCCGCGGCGGTGCCCGCATAACCCCTGACGACATCATCTTCTTCAACGGGCTTGGGGACGCCATCGCCAAGGTCTACGGCAACCTCCGCCATGAAACCCGCATCCTGATGCCCTCACCGACCTACACGACCCATACCCTCGGCGAGTCTGGGCATGCCCTCGCCGCTCCCATCTGCTATCGGCTCAAGGCCGAGGACAACTGGTATCCCGACCTGGAGGACCTGTGCAACCACGTGAAGTACAATCCGCAGATCTCCGGAATCATGATCATCAACCCGGACAACCCGACAGGAATGGTGTATCCGGTTGAGACGTTGCGCCGTATTGTCGAGATCGCCAAGGAGTTCGACCTCTTCATCATCGCAGACGAGGTATATAACAACATCGTCTACAACGGCCAATCCACCGTACCCATTTCCGACGTCATCGGTGAGGTTCCCGCCATCGCCATGAAAGGAATATCGAAGGAATTCCCATGGCCCGGCTCCCGCTGCGGCTGGGTCGAAGTTTACAACTACGGTAAAGACATACGCTTCGACAAGTACATCAACTCGATCCTCACGTCGAAAATGAATGAAGTATGCTCGACAACTCTTCCACAGAAGACCATTCCGGCAATCATGTCACACCCGGAATACCCGGTCTATCTGGCGGAGCGAATCTCCCGCTACGAGCGGATGAGCAACATCACCTATGATTACCTGAAGGAGGTCCCAGGGCTCCTCGTCAACCGCACCAACGGGGCTTTCTATATGGCCGTCGCCTTCCGGGAAGGGCTTCTTAACAGTCGGCAGAGCTTGCCCATCGGCAACCCAGAAGTCAAGGAACTGGTCGAAGGCCTAGTCAATGCCGCGGGGACCTCTCCTGATAAGCGGTTCGTTTACTACGTCCTTGCCCACACCGGCATATGCGCCGTCCCCCTCTCCTCCTTCGCGACCCATCACCAGGGTTTCAGGGTAACCCTGCTGGAAAAGGATGAGCGGGAATGCGAGCGGATCTATAAAACACTCGCAGCCAAGATCAATGAGTACCTGAATTCGTAA
- a CDS encoding thiolase family protein, translating into MNSRFESRKVYVAASFMVPVGRYNGKEREALSFLDLAEKTGEIFKESPIRQREIEAVVVGSQNPSAFSGVDNLAAKVAGILGLSGARSVLIDTASSSGASAFENAYLEVASGRSEHVLAIGVQKMSDVSTTDATRIVAGVIDRDEAEFGLTMPACGALVARSLMERLNLSMEEWTAFSSLLTQRAQRFASRNPYAHLRFELPVEEYYRQIVNGKNYRYWWPLRYHDFCPMSDGVAAVILTAEPQDVMVTGIGSATDIPTIADRNYFHSFPATVAAAEAAYGMAGVKDIRSFAGKMHINMHDPFNGFGPINMVDLGIVSQGRLLDALLDDELTGENGMFPTNLTGGLKGRGHPLGATGMIQVVENHRMIADGKFRAGLSHSIGGPINNNIVILLEQTGHYERRSHEPYKPWGLPSLGKLKPKDVTVERLLSESGAVEGTFVSATTRFDYKSGEPESVVVIVSCRAANGKSHRFLFGIPGENYEQVRHLAAGDRISLERINNEILLNRMPVRRFYQKTIAGVVEMAGTGWKRLTGKGGGRSETGDESPSGTSWKIPGKIFTKTGK; encoded by the coding sequence ATGAACAGCAGATTTGAGTCCAGGAAGGTTTATGTAGCCGCGTCCTTTATGGTCCCCGTCGGACGGTACAACGGAAAGGAGCGTGAGGCGCTCTCGTTTCTGGATCTGGCGGAAAAAACCGGCGAGATATTCAAGGAGAGTCCAATTCGGCAGCGTGAGATAGAGGCCGTTGTGGTGGGAAGCCAGAACCCTTCCGCCTTCTCGGGTGTTGATAACCTTGCCGCCAAGGTGGCCGGCATTCTGGGGCTCTCCGGTGCACGCTCCGTCCTGATCGATACAGCTTCCTCGTCGGGGGCGTCGGCATTCGAAAATGCCTATCTTGAGGTGGCATCGGGGCGAAGCGAGCATGTCCTGGCCATAGGCGTCCAGAAGATGAGTGATGTCTCTACGACGGACGCGACCAGGATCGTAGCCGGGGTCATCGACCGGGACGAAGCCGAATTCGGCCTCACGATGCCAGCCTGCGGTGCTCTTGTCGCACGGTCGCTCATGGAGCGGCTCAATCTCTCAATGGAGGAGTGGACGGCTTTTTCTTCCCTGCTTACACAGCGCGCCCAGCGATTCGCCTCCAGGAACCCGTACGCTCACCTCCGCTTCGAGCTTCCGGTGGAGGAGTATTACCGGCAGATCGTAAACGGCAAGAACTACCGGTACTGGTGGCCGCTGCGCTACCACGATTTCTGCCCCATGTCCGACGGCGTCGCAGCGGTCATCCTTACCGCAGAACCGCAGGACGTTATGGTCACCGGAATCGGAAGCGCAACCGACATCCCGACCATCGCCGACCGCAACTACTTTCACTCCTTTCCCGCAACGGTTGCAGCCGCAGAGGCCGCATACGGCATGGCGGGAGTTAAGGATATCAGGTCCTTCGCGGGAAAAATGCACATCAATATGCATGACCCCTTCAACGGCTTCGGCCCGATCAACATGGTCGACCTCGGAATCGTTTCCCAGGGGCGGCTCCTCGATGCGCTTCTCGATGACGAGCTTACCGGTGAAAATGGTATGTTCCCCACCAATCTGACTGGTGGGCTCAAAGGGCGCGGGCATCCTCTCGGTGCCACGGGAATGATCCAGGTGGTGGAGAACCATCGGATGATAGCCGACGGAAAGTTCAGAGCAGGACTCTCCCACTCCATAGGCGGGCCCATCAACAACAACATCGTGATTCTACTGGAGCAGACCGGGCACTATGAACGGCGCAGCCACGAGCCGTACAAGCCGTGGGGCCTCCCTTCGCTGGGGAAGCTGAAGCCGAAGGATGTAACGGTGGAGCGGCTGCTTTCGGAAAGCGGTGCCGTTGAGGGGACATTCGTATCCGCCACGACCCGCTTCGACTACAAGAGCGGCGAACCTGAAAGCGTCGTCGTCATCGTCTCCTGCCGGGCTGCTAACGGCAAGAGCCATCGCTTTCTTTTCGGCATTCCCGGCGAGAACTACGAGCAGGTGCGCCACCTTGCCGCTGGCGACAGAATCAGCCTGGAACGCATCAACAATGAAATACTTCTTAACCGCATGCCTGTCCGGCGCTTCTACCAGAAAACCATCGCGGGAGTCGTTGAAATGGCCGGCACCGGATGGAAACGACTCACCGGGAAGGGTGGGGGCAGGTCCGAGACCGGCGATGAATCCCCCTCCGGTACGTCCTGGAAAATACCTGGTAAAATATTTACAAAAACAGGCAAATGA